The genomic window TTTTGCCCCTCGAGAGCAGCGAAGGTCATAACAATTGGGCGCTGACGGGCATCGTGCTTATGAGTTCCTCGCTCCGGCATGTCATCAGGGAACAGCGCATCCATATGGATTTCCAGTATCCCGTGGTGGGCATTGCGGACAATGAAGAAGTCGACGGAGTCACGTCGCTCGATATCGAACCATCCGCCGAGAAAGCGATCATTCTCTTTCTGCCCAACGAGGCATTCAGAGAGCGGCGCAGGAAATAGGAGGCGCAACGCGGATAGGAGTTGTTTTAAGACAACTCCTATCCGGATCTTTTTCCAAACCAGAGACCTTGAGCGAGCACGCATCGCTCAAAATCTCTGTCTTGGAGACCCCGCTAGAACGGGTACTTCACAATCAGTTGATCGGAATATAACACTCCCGTCAACCATTTATGGAGATGTTCTAACGGGATAAACGAGACAGCAGTACCTTTACTACAAAGTCTACAGTTGTCGAATAAGCCGTTTTGAGAGCGGCGAGGGAGGTAACAGACATGAGCAGAAGATCAGGAACGGTGAATATCGAATCGGAGCGCTTGCTTCTGCGTCCGGCGGTTCCAGATGATGCGAAAGACATCGTAAACGCTATTCATGCGTCCGACCTGCAGAACTTTTCATTCTTCAGGAAATCGCTAACGCTCAAGCGAGAACGAAAGTATTTGGAAAAAATAATGGAGAGCCCATCGGACTTGCTCTACATCATATTCCGCAAAGAAGACGAAAGGCTTATCGGTTCCATAGGTATGCACGACATGGACATGGTAAACCGCAACGCGCGGCTGGGTATCTCCCTCTTCTCCAAGGAAAACTGGGGCAATGGATATGCGAGCGAGGCTCTTCGATCTTTCGTTCGATTCGTGTTCAATGTCTCACTCAATTATTCTGGAGATACGAGGTTTCGTAAACTGCATCTCAACGTTTTTGTCGAGAATAAGCGGGCACAAAAGCGTTATACGGCACTCGGTTTCCGGAAAGACGGGGTACTGCGTAGCCACTACCTGCTGACGGACAAGAATGGTAACGAAGAGTGGCACGACATGGTGCACATGTCATTGTTGCGAAGTGAGTGGGAGCTTGCCCAACAGAAAGGAGCCGCATGAACAAACCAACTCTGCTTTCAAGAATCCAAGGATGTCTTCTCGGTGTCAGAATCGGGGACGCCATGGGCGTCCCGTGGGAGATGTACGCCCGAGACCAGATCATGGAAGAGACCGGCGGCAAGGGC from bacterium includes these protein-coding regions:
- a CDS encoding GNAT family protein, with product MSRRSGTVNIESERLLLRPAVPDDAKDIVNAIHASDLQNFSFFRKSLTLKRERKYLEKIMESPSDLLYIIFRKEDERLIGSIGMHDMDMVNRNARLGISLFSKENWGNGYASEALRSFVRFVFNVSLNYSGDTRFRKLHLNVFVENKRAQKRYTALGFRKDGVLRSHYLLTDKNGNEEWHDMVHMSLLRSEWELAQQKGAA